One segment of Rhodopirellula baltica SH 1 DNA contains the following:
- the ribA gene encoding GTP cyclohydrolase II has translation MSSSIELNTIPEAVEAIARGEVIIVIDAEDRENEGDFICAGEKATPELINFILGGRGQLCVSVLPEVCKRLELTPVVPQNNAPLQTAFMTPIDIATAKTGITAAERSETIRRLTDLEATQEDFVRPGHVYPLLAKEGGVLRRAGHTEAAIDLSRMAGLAPVGVLCEVLNETGDRASRDDLARLAKQHDLKIISIEHLIAHRRVSEKLVSRAATSKLPTRYGDFEVIVYEVNYEAQEPIALVYGDLTAPGTPPLVRMHSSCFTGDLIQSLRCDCGDQLHMALDMISREGRGALIYLPQEGRGIGLAQKIRAYALQDKGMDTVEANHALGFKADMRDYGVGLQILKDLGLSEVRLLTNNPKKTKAFNLRGFDLKVVDQVPIVPPTNEHNVRYLETKREKMGHQLPPLS, from the coding sequence ATGTCATCCTCGATTGAGTTGAACACGATTCCCGAAGCCGTCGAAGCCATCGCGCGAGGCGAAGTCATCATCGTGATCGACGCGGAAGACCGTGAAAACGAAGGTGACTTCATTTGTGCAGGCGAAAAAGCCACGCCTGAGTTAATCAATTTCATCCTGGGCGGGCGTGGACAGTTGTGTGTTTCGGTTCTGCCGGAAGTCTGCAAACGCTTGGAATTGACCCCGGTTGTGCCGCAAAACAATGCCCCGCTGCAGACGGCATTCATGACTCCAATCGACATCGCAACCGCGAAAACGGGGATCACCGCGGCCGAACGTAGCGAAACGATTCGTCGGTTGACCGACTTGGAAGCCACCCAAGAAGACTTCGTGCGTCCCGGTCACGTGTACCCGTTATTGGCCAAAGAAGGCGGCGTGCTGCGGCGGGCCGGCCACACCGAAGCCGCAATCGACCTGTCTCGCATGGCCGGGTTGGCTCCCGTCGGTGTTCTGTGCGAGGTCTTGAACGAAACCGGCGACCGCGCCTCCCGCGACGATCTGGCTCGACTGGCCAAACAACACGATTTGAAAATCATCAGCATCGAACACTTGATCGCACATCGGCGAGTTAGCGAAAAACTCGTCAGCCGCGCCGCCACGTCAAAACTGCCGACCCGATATGGCGACTTTGAAGTCATCGTTTACGAAGTCAACTACGAAGCTCAAGAACCGATCGCGTTGGTGTACGGCGACCTGACCGCACCCGGCACACCACCGCTGGTTCGAATGCACAGCAGTTGCTTCACCGGCGATTTAATCCAATCCCTGCGTTGCGATTGCGGCGACCAGCTTCACATGGCACTGGACATGATCAGTCGCGAAGGCCGTGGTGCGTTGATCTACTTGCCTCAAGAAGGTCGCGGCATTGGTTTGGCGCAAAAGATTCGTGCGTATGCATTGCAAGACAAAGGCATGGACACCGTCGAAGCCAACCACGCTCTTGGATTCAAAGCCGATATGCGTGACTACGGTGTGGGTCTTCAGATCCTCAAAGACCTTGGTTTGTCAGAAGTCCGTCTGCTCACCAACAATCCAAAGAAAACGAAGGCATTCAACCTCCGTGGCTTTGACCTGAAAGTTGTCGACCAAGTGCCGATCGTTCCACCAACCAACGAACACAATGTTCGCTATTTGGAAACGAAACGTGAAAAAATGGGTCACCAGTTGCCTCCGTTGTCGTGA
- a CDS encoding alpha/beta hydrolase has product MPSSIRRSTSFVHLQGAAPTECSIRNLLVARLGGFAIWGGIVVWGLVFASTLAWSADGGNADRVTEAATEANTTDSVPADQTNATVEGAAPSVEVRQFLDLRYSDADGTAGLFDLHFPVSERHTISANDAGDIIVEGDPRPAVLMIHGGGWAIGDKWTLRTYCDRLAQLGFVVVNMNYRLAPQHQFPRQVDDVRQVLLQLVEHSDDWKIDLSRVGMFGYSAGGHLSALIGVLGNEERSTQMLASEWRRDDPRWELLPPIAAVCAGGPPCDFRIVPDDNAGLSYFLGGTPREVPNNYLGASPTAHVSPGDPPMQLIHGEKDLLVPIENSEKFAAALMDAGVAVSLTVVENQGHMMTLFHPKTKQQIKDFFIKQLLQQ; this is encoded by the coding sequence ATGCCTTCTTCGATCCGTCGCTCGACCTCATTCGTGCATTTGCAAGGGGCTGCCCCGACGGAGTGTTCGATTCGGAACCTGTTGGTGGCTCGACTGGGTGGCTTCGCTATCTGGGGTGGCATCGTGGTTTGGGGATTGGTTTTTGCATCAACGCTGGCTTGGTCCGCGGATGGTGGAAATGCGGATCGGGTGACTGAAGCCGCCACCGAGGCGAACACCACTGACTCGGTGCCCGCTGATCAAACCAACGCCACCGTCGAAGGCGCGGCTCCGTCGGTTGAAGTGCGGCAATTTCTCGATCTCCGATACAGTGATGCAGACGGCACCGCTGGGTTATTTGACTTGCACTTTCCGGTTTCCGAGCGGCACACGATCTCGGCCAACGATGCCGGCGACATCATCGTGGAGGGTGATCCTCGACCAGCGGTTCTGATGATTCACGGCGGAGGTTGGGCGATTGGTGACAAGTGGACCTTGCGAACGTATTGCGATCGGCTGGCTCAGTTGGGCTTTGTCGTGGTCAACATGAACTATCGATTGGCACCGCAACATCAATTCCCTCGACAGGTCGACGATGTTCGGCAAGTCCTGCTTCAATTGGTGGAGCATTCCGACGATTGGAAGATCGATTTGAGCCGCGTTGGCATGTTTGGTTACTCCGCGGGAGGCCACCTGTCCGCGTTGATCGGAGTGTTGGGAAACGAAGAACGCTCGACGCAAATGCTGGCCAGTGAGTGGCGGCGGGACGACCCACGCTGGGAACTTCTGCCGCCCATCGCCGCCGTTTGTGCTGGTGGCCCTCCGTGTGACTTCCGAATCGTTCCCGATGACAACGCGGGGTTGAGTTACTTTTTAGGAGGAACACCGCGGGAGGTTCCCAACAACTACTTGGGAGCTTCTCCAACTGCGCACGTGTCACCCGGGGATCCACCGATGCAGTTGATTCACGGCGAAAAGGATTTGTTGGTGCCAATCGAGAACAGCGAAAAATTCGCTGCCGCGTTGATGGATGCTGGCGTCGCGGTTTCTTTGACGGTGGTCGAGAATCAAGGTCACATGATGACGTTGTTTCATCCGAAGACGAAGCAACAAATCAAAGACTTCTTTATCAAACAACTTCTGCAACAGTAG
- a CDS encoding DMT family transporter has translation MHLLLPLLASILFVCGLIFVKRVSRSDVRPNGVGQVALLFCVNMGSAGLMSLLWLFDGPETYWLNLWQPAIVAVLFMMGLLLTFTAVEVGDVSIATPVFGVKVVFVTCLLALSSANGVPNAIWGAALLAATGIALIQWTGQHHPRRIGLTILLALSAACCYATFDILVQRWSPDWGSTRFLPAVFVIVAGLSLLALPWVRWKPVVSNGNWKLMVPAVILLASQAFCITIAVSLFGDAARLNVVYSLRGLWGVLLAYAAAKIWGGDEANLSGKLLLTRLSGAALLTLAVALAVLG, from the coding sequence ATGCATCTCCTACTTCCTTTGTTGGCCAGCATCCTGTTCGTGTGCGGCCTGATCTTTGTCAAACGAGTCAGTCGATCCGACGTCCGCCCCAACGGCGTGGGCCAAGTCGCGTTGTTGTTCTGCGTGAACATGGGCAGCGCCGGTTTGATGTCATTGCTGTGGTTGTTTGACGGCCCAGAGACTTATTGGCTGAATCTGTGGCAACCCGCCATCGTTGCAGTGCTGTTCATGATGGGTTTGCTGTTGACGTTCACCGCTGTGGAAGTCGGGGACGTGTCGATCGCAACGCCGGTGTTCGGTGTGAAGGTCGTCTTCGTCACCTGTCTGCTTGCGTTGTCATCCGCCAACGGAGTCCCCAATGCGATATGGGGTGCGGCGTTGCTGGCTGCGACCGGCATCGCTCTGATCCAGTGGACCGGCCAGCATCACCCGAGACGAATTGGACTGACGATTCTGCTCGCTCTTTCAGCGGCGTGTTGCTACGCGACGTTTGACATCTTGGTCCAACGTTGGTCTCCCGACTGGGGATCGACACGATTCTTGCCCGCGGTGTTTGTGATCGTCGCGGGTTTGTCGTTGCTGGCTTTGCCATGGGTGCGTTGGAAACCAGTCGTTTCCAACGGCAACTGGAAGTTGATGGTCCCGGCCGTCATTTTGCTTGCCAGCCAAGCGTTCTGCATCACGATCGCGGTCTCGCTGTTCGGCGATGCGGCGAGACTCAATGTTGTCTATTCGCTTCGTGGTCTATGGGGTGTGCTGCTCGCCTATGCGGCCGCGAAAATATGGGGCGGTGACGAAGCCAACCTCAGCGGCAAACTGCTGCTGACGCGTTTGTCTGGCGCGGCTTTGTTGACACTGGCGGTTGCCCTGGCCGTCTTAGGCTAA
- a CDS encoding serine/threonine-protein kinase, with protein sequence MEKKTDLTSDDQLTRDDTGADSEATVSAGESSFLLNAIDAPQIWSARQIQGHVGGYELVKEIGRGGFGIVYLAHDQKLKRDVAIKIARPEVVSDKVAVRRFQDEAQSAARLDHPGIISIYDCGVQDDLHYYVMPYLTGQHLGDWLAGLSAPMSELQAAELMIQIAGAVQYGHESGIIHRDLKPQNILMQQTTSGELRKPVVLDFGLCAHTDSTVATTTRIAGTPRYIAPEQAMFGDRQITPKSDIYSLGVMLYQMLTGTTPLAPENFAEAVLMLHHASIDGPQKHRPELSDAMQAICLKCLRRDPDLRYESASALAADLQRLIEGEPIEAKSPGLMERFGYELYHGSLAKVFGWSVIGINFFIWAWAAIGALLVWQRHFDVPGLAESLPEFIFFVLVVVMPFHLLGSHAGYMMIRNTRNYRWLAFMSAVSLVWSVIQATNLFSNGTTLKLYEGRVVATTLVFLVIAPAFLAQSCMLAAGAWTAWRRSRASV encoded by the coding sequence ATGGAAAAGAAAACCGATCTGACTAGCGACGATCAACTCACACGCGATGATACCGGTGCGGATTCGGAAGCGACCGTTTCTGCTGGTGAGTCATCGTTTCTACTGAACGCGATTGACGCACCTCAAATTTGGTCCGCTCGTCAGATTCAGGGGCATGTTGGCGGCTACGAGTTGGTGAAAGAAATTGGTCGTGGCGGGTTTGGAATTGTCTACCTGGCACACGATCAAAAACTCAAACGAGATGTGGCGATCAAGATTGCTCGTCCCGAAGTCGTCAGTGACAAGGTCGCGGTTCGGCGATTTCAAGACGAAGCTCAATCCGCTGCCCGCTTGGATCATCCCGGTATCATTTCAATCTATGACTGTGGCGTGCAGGATGATTTGCACTACTACGTGATGCCTTATTTGACCGGGCAACATTTGGGCGATTGGTTGGCTGGGCTGTCCGCGCCGATGTCTGAATTGCAAGCAGCCGAATTGATGATTCAGATTGCCGGCGCGGTTCAGTATGGTCATGAGTCAGGGATCATTCACCGAGATCTGAAGCCGCAAAATATCCTGATGCAACAAACAACCAGCGGCGAGTTGCGAAAGCCGGTGGTGTTGGATTTTGGGTTGTGTGCGCACACGGATTCAACCGTTGCCACGACAACTCGAATCGCAGGAACGCCCCGATACATCGCACCTGAACAGGCCATGTTTGGCGATCGTCAGATCACGCCCAAGAGCGATATCTATTCGCTCGGCGTGATGCTGTACCAGATGTTGACGGGGACCACACCTTTGGCACCCGAAAATTTTGCCGAAGCCGTCCTGATGTTGCATCACGCATCGATCGATGGTCCGCAAAAACATCGACCCGAATTGTCCGATGCGATGCAGGCGATTTGCTTGAAGTGTTTAAGACGCGATCCGGATCTACGATACGAATCAGCTTCGGCCTTGGCAGCTGATTTGCAACGGTTGATTGAAGGTGAACCGATCGAGGCAAAGAGTCCCGGTCTGATGGAACGTTTCGGGTATGAGCTGTATCACGGATCCCTCGCGAAGGTTTTTGGATGGTCCGTCATCGGCATCAACTTCTTCATCTGGGCTTGGGCCGCGATTGGCGCGCTGTTGGTTTGGCAACGACATTTTGATGTTCCCGGTCTGGCAGAGTCTCTGCCTGAGTTCATCTTTTTTGTCTTGGTGGTGGTTATGCCTTTCCATTTACTCGGCTCGCATGCCGGGTACATGATGATTCGCAACACCAGAAATTATCGGTGGCTGGCGTTCATGAGCGCCGTCTCGTTGGTTTGGTCAGTGATTCAGGCGACCAATTTGTTCAGCAATGGGACCACGTTGAAACTCTACGAGGGGCGTGTGGTGGCAACGACCCTCGTGTTCCTGGTGATTGCGCCCGCGTTTCTGGCACAAAGCTGCATGCTGGCGGCGGGCGCATGGACCGCTTGGCGTCGAAGTCGAGCTAGCGTTTGA
- a CDS encoding DUF1573 domain-containing protein yields the protein MNSRVLLVAFVFLGAALGSSARADWTQTVFPVKTHDFGTVAVASKTEFRFPVVNTFTSDLHIRSVRESCGCTTAIIETATIAPGQSGSILARFNTPTFRGKKGATLTVVIDKPFYSEIQLRVDGYIRSDMVFHPGAIELGNINQGEPKSGSTKLFYAGRSDWQVVDVRSNTPWLVPSFKQTERGAGKANYELSVQVREDAPEGYFQDELIIQTNDRSMPNVPLRVIGTVESALSIAPQSIAVGTIKQGDSVSQRLAIRGRKPFAIESIECEGWKVDFSASEDERMIHMVDLTLTADTARGNQRVPMVIRTRGENAVTAKAIVTANIAAEQVAQAQ from the coding sequence ATGAACAGTCGAGTGTTGTTGGTAGCGTTTGTCTTTTTGGGTGCAGCGCTCGGTTCGTCTGCGAGAGCGGATTGGACCCAGACTGTATTTCCAGTGAAAACTCATGACTTTGGGACCGTCGCGGTAGCGTCGAAGACGGAATTTCGATTCCCAGTCGTCAACACGTTCACTTCGGACCTGCACATCCGGTCGGTTCGTGAAAGCTGTGGTTGCACCACGGCGATCATCGAAACCGCAACGATCGCTCCTGGGCAATCCGGTTCCATCCTGGCTCGGTTCAACACCCCAACGTTTCGCGGCAAAAAAGGCGCCACGTTGACGGTCGTGATCGACAAACCCTTCTACAGCGAAATCCAGTTGCGAGTGGATGGTTACATCCGCAGCGACATGGTTTTCCATCCCGGCGCAATCGAACTGGGAAACATCAACCAAGGCGAACCGAAATCCGGATCGACCAAGCTGTTTTACGCCGGTCGGAGCGATTGGCAGGTCGTTGACGTCCGATCGAATACACCATGGTTGGTTCCATCCTTCAAGCAAACCGAACGCGGTGCTGGCAAAGCCAACTACGAACTGTCCGTCCAGGTTCGCGAAGACGCTCCTGAAGGCTACTTCCAAGACGAATTGATCATCCAAACCAACGACCGCAGCATGCCCAACGTTCCATTGCGAGTGATCGGCACGGTTGAATCCGCCCTGTCGATCGCCCCGCAATCCATCGCCGTCGGAACAATCAAACAGGGAGACAGCGTCTCGCAACGTTTGGCCATCCGAGGTCGCAAGCCTTTCGCGATCGAGTCAATTGAATGCGAAGGTTGGAAAGTGGATTTCTCGGCCAGTGAAGACGAGCGAATGATCCACATGGTTGACCTGACGTTGACCGCTGACACCGCTCGAGGGAATCAACGCGTTCCCATGGTGATCCGCACTCGTGGCGAAAACGCCGTGACCGCAAAAGCAATCGTGACGGCGAACATCGCTGCAGAGCAAGTCGCCCAGGCTCAGTAA
- a CDS encoding flagellar hook-length control protein FliK translates to MTTTKPVQSRTETTVSTSTTNKRAENAFAALGNSASARAAGLIEPTSGLGDPFAEIFARIATSETVSPSEPAPAPQESIATETDDRDESNDDDVEASDDSTPAAAVTTANPLVEETSETDSAEKTVATSNEEDESSERPEDVAWAQKTDSSEEGETIGTEQATGEAEALVDPNAEKDLEESATEGVLSEEVAVSVNSDPERRSSDQTSDASAEEATLKTDQVDASEDTTGKDHGTSETNESSLSDEQSNGQSSQDSRRTERRRYSREDGGNAQNAATASASAGSAEGGIEIDPSLTASGADSEVSETQLNQMAEQAAAKTSTPTSTVAPVTATTAAVATAARSAASGTSAISSSNSAASTTSSNNDPTNPINNATPSAEKAESKAKAGLQASGVDQTSAVARAKLVQRVSRGFQTLGPNGGHIRMRLSPVELGSVQLEVHIQENNLRGRMVTESEAASQLLREHLPQLRSQLESQGMRLESIEITTDPNGASEFDQTQNSLGDRDHADRDTRSDQERYRNRGNTSGSQPIDSKPDSPTISAATPASWMTPATGVDLQV, encoded by the coding sequence ATGACAACGACAAAACCAGTCCAATCAAGGACAGAGACCACGGTCTCAACGTCTACAACCAACAAACGCGCCGAAAATGCGTTTGCTGCGTTGGGCAATTCCGCGTCCGCTCGTGCGGCAGGTCTGATTGAACCGACCTCGGGATTGGGCGATCCGTTCGCCGAAATCTTCGCGAGGATCGCAACATCAGAAACGGTCAGTCCATCGGAACCAGCTCCGGCACCGCAAGAATCAATCGCGACCGAGACCGATGATCGCGACGAATCAAACGATGACGACGTCGAAGCGAGCGATGACAGCACGCCCGCCGCCGCGGTGACAACGGCCAATCCCCTGGTCGAAGAAACATCGGAAACGGATTCCGCTGAAAAGACCGTCGCAACATCTAACGAAGAAGACGAGTCGTCGGAACGCCCCGAAGATGTTGCTTGGGCTCAAAAGACGGACTCATCCGAAGAAGGCGAGACGATTGGCACCGAACAGGCAACCGGTGAGGCAGAAGCCCTGGTCGATCCAAACGCGGAAAAGGATTTGGAAGAATCCGCCACCGAAGGCGTCCTTTCCGAAGAAGTGGCGGTCTCGGTCAACAGTGATCCAGAGCGACGTTCCAGCGATCAGACCTCGGACGCTTCTGCAGAAGAGGCAACATTGAAGACCGATCAGGTTGACGCATCCGAGGATACAACTGGCAAGGATCACGGAACCAGCGAGACCAACGAGTCTTCGCTGAGCGACGAACAATCAAACGGTCAATCGTCACAAGACTCACGCCGAACCGAACGTCGTCGCTATTCTCGTGAAGACGGTGGAAACGCTCAGAACGCGGCCACTGCTTCGGCTAGCGCCGGCTCAGCCGAAGGCGGTATTGAAATCGATCCTTCGCTGACAGCTTCGGGTGCAGACTCCGAAGTCAGTGAAACACAACTGAATCAAATGGCCGAACAGGCCGCAGCAAAAACGTCGACACCGACCTCGACGGTGGCCCCCGTGACCGCGACGACGGCGGCCGTCGCAACCGCGGCACGTTCTGCGGCAAGTGGAACGAGCGCGATCAGTTCGTCCAACTCCGCGGCATCAACGACGTCCAGCAACAACGATCCCACAAACCCGATCAACAACGCCACGCCTTCGGCCGAAAAAGCCGAGAGCAAAGCCAAAGCCGGTCTTCAAGCATCCGGTGTCGATCAAACATCAGCCGTCGCACGTGCCAAATTGGTGCAACGCGTCAGCCGGGGCTTTCAAACGCTCGGCCCTAATGGCGGACACATTCGCATGCGGCTCTCACCCGTCGAACTGGGTTCGGTTCAATTGGAAGTCCACATCCAAGAGAACAATCTTCGTGGACGAATGGTGACCGAGTCAGAAGCGGCCAGCCAATTGCTGCGAGAACATCTGCCTCAATTGCGTTCGCAACTGGAGTCGCAAGGCATGCGGTTGGAATCAATTGAAATCACGACGGATCCCAACGGTGCCTCGGAGTTTGATCAAACTCAAAACTCACTGGGCGATCGTGACCACGCGGACCGGGATACAAGATCCGACCAAGAACGATATCGTAACCGCGGCAACACCAGCGGCTCGCAACCAATCGATTCAAAACCGGACAGCCCAACCATCTCAGCGGCAACGCCTGCTTCCTGGATGACGCCGGCAACCGGAGTCGACCTGCAGGTCTAG
- the fliJ gene encoding flagellar export protein FliJ: MPPFRFRFDSLMDLRGRERDEAGAEVGKALEAIQRINDQIQEIDSQREMIRTAKNHTLQQASVSVDQMLHQGRYDVQLHADQISLRQTLAQLNQELERRREKLVTAEAEVKRLERLRETQLAEHRSLEAKQEQAEADDLTSARVLMRRRAMAAQSKETRR, from the coding sequence ATGCCTCCCTTCCGATTCCGATTCGATTCTCTGATGGACTTACGCGGCCGCGAGCGAGATGAGGCGGGCGCCGAAGTCGGGAAGGCTCTCGAAGCAATTCAGCGCATCAACGATCAGATCCAAGAGATCGACTCCCAAAGAGAGATGATCCGCACTGCCAAAAACCACACATTGCAACAAGCCAGCGTTTCGGTTGACCAAATGTTGCACCAGGGGCGTTACGACGTTCAATTGCACGCCGACCAGATTTCGCTTCGGCAAACGCTTGCACAGTTGAACCAGGAACTCGAAAGACGACGCGAGAAATTGGTCACCGCGGAGGCGGAAGTGAAACGCCTCGAGCGATTGCGTGAAACACAATTGGCCGAACATCGCTCACTGGAAGCCAAACAAGAACAAGCCGAAGCCGATGACCTGACGTCCGCTCGCGTCCTGATGCGGCGTCGTGCCATGGCTGCCCAATCCAAGGAGACTCGACGATGA